From Sporosarcina sp. Te-1, the proteins below share one genomic window:
- the guaC gene encoding GMP reductase, with the protein MDAVFDYEDIQLIPAKCIVNSRSECDTSVTLGKHTFVLPVVPANMQTIIDEKIALQLAENGYFYIMHRFNPETRAAFVKDMHDRGLIASISVGVKEEEYGFVEQLAADGLVPDYITIDIAHGHSNAVIRMIQHIKKHLPETFVIAGNVGTPEAVRELENAGADATKVGIGPGKVCITKIKTGFGTGGWQLAALRWCAKAASKPIIADGGIRTHGDIAKSVRFGASMVMIGSLFAGHDESPGQTIEKDGKLYKEYFGSASEFQKGEKKNVEGKKMYVEHKGKLQDTLTEMQQDLQSSISYAGGTKLDAIRTVDYVIVKNSIFNGDKVY; encoded by the coding sequence ATGGATGCAGTATTCGATTATGAAGATATTCAATTGATTCCCGCAAAATGTATTGTCAATAGTCGTTCAGAATGTGATACATCCGTCACACTAGGAAAGCATACATTCGTGTTGCCGGTCGTTCCTGCGAATATGCAGACAATCATTGATGAAAAGATCGCATTGCAGCTAGCTGAAAACGGTTACTTCTATATTATGCATCGTTTTAACCCAGAAACGCGGGCAGCCTTTGTGAAAGACATGCACGACAGAGGATTGATCGCATCGATCAGTGTCGGCGTGAAAGAAGAGGAGTACGGATTTGTAGAACAGCTTGCTGCGGATGGTTTGGTTCCTGATTATATTACAATCGACATTGCTCATGGGCATTCCAATGCGGTCATCCGGATGATCCAGCATATTAAGAAACATCTTCCAGAAACATTTGTTATCGCAGGAAATGTCGGTACGCCGGAAGCTGTCCGTGAACTTGAAAATGCGGGAGCAGACGCAACAAAAGTCGGCATTGGTCCCGGAAAAGTATGCATCACGAAAATCAAAACCGGTTTTGGTACAGGCGGCTGGCAGTTGGCTGCATTACGCTGGTGTGCCAAGGCTGCTTCCAAGCCAATTATAGCGGACGGCGGGATTCGGACTCACGGGGATATCGCCAAGTCTGTCCGGTTCGGCGCATCGATGGTGATGATCGGGTCCCTCTTTGCGGGACATGATGAGTCTCCTGGCCAAACAATCGAGAAGGACGGCAAGCTGTACAAGGAATATTTCGGCTCCGCTTCAGAATTCCAAAAAGGCGAGAAGAAGAATGTAGAAGGCAAAAAAATGTATGTCGAGCACAAAGGTAAGTTGCAAGACACCTTGACTGAAATGCAACAGGATTTGCAGTCATCCATCTCCTATGCAGGCGGCACGAAGCTTGACGCCATCCGCACAGTTGATTATGTCATCGTGAAAAACTCCATCTTCAACGGAGATAAAGTATATTGA